The DNA region GTTTGGTGCAAGGCAAGGGATTTTGCCGTGCGCATTAACAAGGAATTGCTTCCGTTGCTCCCAACCGAAGAGAAGTGGGCGTTGAGTCAACAAATCCGCCGATCCTCGCAGAGCATTCCCGCAAATATTGCGGAAGGACATGGGCGTTTTTATTTCCAAGATAATGTGCGGTTTTGTTATATTGCGCGCGGTTCACTTGAAGAGACATTAAGCCTCATCGTTTACGCTTACAAAGTTGCATACATCTCCGAAAATTTGTACAAGGCACTGGCAGTTGACGGAGAAAACCTAAATCGGCTGATTAATGGTTATATCGGCTTTCTGAAAAGAAGCAAACAGGGAGCCAATGAGCCGGGCGCAAACTACCAGTCCACGAAGAATCCGCAGACTATATTATCGAAGATAATTCAACAACATCATCTGACTCGAACATCGAATAACAAATATCGAATATCGAATATCGCATAACGAACAACAAATATCGCACTCCGAAGGAGTTACTTATGAAAATACCTCTCTCATGGCTGAAAGATTTCATTGATCTCGATGGATTGTCTGTCGAAGACATTGCGCGCAAACTCACCCTCGCCGGGCTGGAAGTGGACGAGATCCTGTATGTCGGTCTGCCCATGCCGGTCTATAAGGAAGGCGAAAAGCACGATTTCAAGACCAACGGTATTGCATGGGACCGCGAGAAGATCGTCGTCGGAGAGATCCGCGAAGTAAAGCCGCATCCCAACGCGGACAAATTGACCCTGCTCGACCTGTACGATGGTCAGCAGGATCAGGTCGTGTTGACCGGCGCGCCGAACATCTTCCATCTCAAAGGCACGGGGAAGCTGGACAAGCCCATCAAGGTGGCGTACGCAAAAGAAGGCTCGACTCTCTATGATGGTCACGCCGATGGGCAGGTGCTGATGACGCTCAAACGCGCCAAGATCCGCGGTGTGGAATCGTATTCGATGGCTTGCTCTGAAAAGGAACTCGGCATTTCTGAAGAGCACGATGGCATCATCATCTTCGATGACGACGCGCCTGTCGGTATGCCGCTCGTGGATTACATGGGCGACGCCGTGTTGGACATTTCCATCCTGCCGAACATGGCTCGCAATGCAAATGTTGTCGGGATTGCGCGGGAATTGGCGGCAATGCTTGGGCGTGAACTGAAGAAGCCCGAAACCAAACTGAACATCAGCGGACAATCCGTGCAGGAACTGGCGGAGATCGAGATTACGAATCCCGAACTCAATCCGCGCTTCGTCCTCGGCTTGATCCGCGATGTCGAAATCAAGCCCAGCCCGTACCAGATCCAGCGCAGGCTGAGGCTGGCAGGTATCCGCCCGATCAACAACGTGGTGGATGCGACCAACTACGCCATGCTCGAACTCGGCGAACCGCTCCACGCCTTTGATTACGATGTGCTGAAAAAACGCGCGGGCGACAAGAAGGTAAGAATCATCACCCGCACTGCAAAAGACGGCGAAAAACTCACTACGCTCGATGACGTTGAGCGCACGCTCACCTCGTCGAATGTGCTGGTTTGTGACGAAAAAGGCTCGCTCTCCATTGCAGGTGTGATGGGCGGAGCGGAATCCGAAGTGACCGACTCTACCAAGAACATCCTGCTTGAAGGCGCGACGTGGAACTTCATCAACATCCGCCGCACCGCAAAACAGTACGGACTTCCCTCCGAAGCCTCGTTCCGCTTCTCACGCGGCGTGCATCCTGCATTGGCGGAACACGGCGTCAAACTCGGCTTGAAATACATGGCGGAATGGTCTGGCGGCGCAGTCGCCCCCGACCTCGTGGACGCGTATCCGCTTCCACCGAAGGATGCGGTGGTGGAAATCACCGCGGACGATATCAAACGCTGGCTCGGCATCGACCTCACGCTCGAGCAAACCGCCGACCTGCTTTCGCGTCTTGAATTCAAATGCGAAGTGAAAGGCGATAAATTACAGGTCACTGCTCCGCCGCATCGCATGGACATCGGCGAAGGCATCGTCGGCGTAGCAGATGCGCTCGAAGAAGTCGCCCGCAGTTACGGCTACGACAACATCCCGACCACCACCATGGCAGACCCGCTCCCGCCGCAGGTTGGCAAT from Anaerolineales bacterium includes:
- the pheT gene encoding phenylalanine--tRNA ligase subunit beta, which translates into the protein MKIPLSWLKDFIDLDGLSVEDIARKLTLAGLEVDEILYVGLPMPVYKEGEKHDFKTNGIAWDREKIVVGEIREVKPHPNADKLTLLDLYDGQQDQVVLTGAPNIFHLKGTGKLDKPIKVAYAKEGSTLYDGHADGQVLMTLKRAKIRGVESYSMACSEKELGISEEHDGIIIFDDDAPVGMPLVDYMGDAVLDISILPNMARNANVVGIARELAAMLGRELKKPETKLNISGQSVQELAEIEITNPELNPRFVLGLIRDVEIKPSPYQIQRRLRLAGIRPINNVVDATNYAMLELGEPLHAFDYDVLKKRAGDKKVRIITRTAKDGEKLTTLDDVERTLTSSNVLVCDEKGSLSIAGVMGGAESEVTDSTKNILLEGATWNFINIRRTAKQYGLPSEASFRFSRGVHPALAEHGVKLGLKYMAEWSGGAVAPDLVDAYPLPPKDAVVEITADDIKRWLGIDLTLEQTADLLSRLEFKCEVKGDKLQVTAPPHRMDIGEGIVGVADALEEVARSYGYDNIPTTTMADPLPPQVGNPLHEWEEHLRDLLVALGLQEVVTYRMTSVEKEARIAKHDDYVRIANPTTPDKNVLRRSLIASVLDTLEKNIRYSQAFSFFEIGPIFEPVKNDLPNEPRKLAIVMTGLREATAWDVKESPQMDFFDLKGRLELMLIGLRLTDISYTAADTYSHLHPGKAAEVKAHGKVIGVFGELHPLVKDQYELGDSPVLVAEFDLDLMRSLEPTYGIKTIPETPPMYEDIAVIVDESVLAETIEALIRQTGGRSVTDVRLFDLYRDEKIGAGKKSLAYALTYQAEGKTMTDAEAAAIRKKIVKRLEHEVGAKLRS
- a CDS encoding four helix bundle protein, with amino-acid sequence MSVSGLEKLDVWCKARDFAVRINKELLPLLPTEEKWALSQQIRRSSQSIPANIAEGHGRFYFQDNVRFCYIARGSLEETLSLIVYAYKVAYISENLYKALAVDGENLNRLINGYIGFLKRSKQGANEPGANYQSTKNPQTILSKIIQQHHLTRTSNNKYRISNIA